Genomic window (bacterium):
AACTCATCAACGGCATCCTCACCGATGCCGTGACGCGTGGAGCCTCCGACATCCACATCGAGCCGTACGAGAAGGAGCTCCGGGTCCGCTACCGGATCGACGGCGTGCTCCATGAGATCATGAAGCCGCCGCTCAAGATGAAGGCCGCGCTGACCTCGCGCATCAAGATCCTGGCGGACCTGAACATCGCGGAACGGCGGGTCCCGCAGGACGGCCGTATCAAGCTGAAGGTCAGGGACAAGGTGATCGACTTCCGCGTGTCCACCCTGCCCGTGATCTTCGGCGAGAAGATCGTGCTCCGCATCCTCGACAAGAGCAACCTCTCGCTCGACCTGGAGAAGTTCGGCATGGAGCCGAAGGCGGAGCGCGACTTCATGCAGGCCATCATGAACCCGTACGGCATGGTCCTCGTGACCGGCCCCACGGGTTCGGGCAAGACGACCACGCTCTACTCGGCCCTGTCGAAGATCAACACCACGGAAATCAACATCATGACGGCCGAGGACCCGGTCGAGTACAACCTCCACGGCATCAACCAGGTCCAGATCCGGCCGGAGGTGGGCCTGGACTTCGCCGCCGCACTGCGCGCCTTCCTGCGCCAGGACCCCAACGTCATCATGGTCGGCGAGATCCGGGATCTGGAGACGGGGTCCATCGCCATCAAGGCGGCGCTCACCGGACACCTCGTGTTGTCCACGCTGCACACCAACGACGCGCCGTCCACGATCACACGTCTCATCGACATGGGGCTGGAGCCGTTCAACGTCGCAGCGGCGATCAACCTGGTCACGGCCCAGCGGCTGGTCCGCCGGATCTGCCCGAATTGTCGTGAGGAGACGACCTACCCGGACGAGTACCTCGAGGCCGCGCGCCTCACGCCGGAGCAGCTCCAGTCCCTGAAGTTCTACAAGGGTCGAGGCTGCGACGCCTGTGGTGGCACCGGATACCGTGGCCGACAGGGGCTCTACGAGGTCATGGCCATGAGTCCGACGCTGCGCCGCATGATCGTGCAGGGCGCCAGCGCCGATGACTTGCGCGAGCAGGCGCTGAAGGAAGGCATGCTCACCTTGCGGATGGACGGCCTGCTCAAGGTCTCTCGCGGAATCACGACGCTGGAAGAGGTCATCAAGGAGACCGCGGCAACATGAGCCAGAACGTGATCACCGAAGATCGCCCGTCTACGGCCGTCGGCCGTGATACGCAGGCGCCGGCCGTCAATCTGCGCGCGCTCCTGGAAGAGATGATCCGCGTGGGGGCCAGCGACCTGCACATCACCGCGGGCGAGCGGCCCAAGCTGCGGATCGATGGCGAGA
Coding sequences:
- the pilB gene encoding type IV-A pilus assembly ATPase PilB: MASTATPVDRLGDLLVRNGLITQEQLAKAVADARANGTSIRYSLVKLGFIEEHDLVRAIARLYRVPAVDLEQVVIDPRVIRLVPADIALKHCILPLRRIGRTLTVAMADPTDAGALDDLKFITRHDIEPVIAGEFTLRKHLEKHYGSSDERLQEILEEIEAEDIEVIESDDEEVSLAALQAQIEEAPVVKLINGILTDAVTRGASDIHIEPYEKELRVRYRIDGVLHEIMKPPLKMKAALTSRIKILADLNIAERRVPQDGRIKLKVRDKVIDFRVSTLPVIFGEKIVLRILDKSNLSLDLEKFGMEPKAERDFMQAIMNPYGMVLVTGPTGSGKTTTLYSALSKINTTEINIMTAEDPVEYNLHGINQVQIRPEVGLDFAAALRAFLRQDPNVIMVGEIRDLETGSIAIKAALTGHLVLSTLHTNDAPSTITRLIDMGLEPFNVAAAINLVTAQRLVRRICPNCREETTYPDEYLEAARLTPEQLQSLKFYKGRGCDACGGTGYRGRQGLYEVMAMSPTLRRMIVQGASADDLREQALKEGMLTLRMDGLLKVSRGITTLEEVIKETAAT